One genomic window of Planctomycetota bacterium includes the following:
- a CDS encoding histidine phosphatase family protein yields MILYLVRHAWADERDPQRWPDDAQRPLTEDGTKRFRAMVKRLVKRGMLPQQIYTSPLVRTVQTAQILRERLDLAAEPTTIDALAPGAQLDAVLAAIDSSAVAPEQAWVGHAPDVGDLLAELIGGETLRIDFAKGAVARIDFEGPIAGGQGSLRWLATAKLLGE; encoded by the coding sequence ATGATCCTCTATTTAGTGCGACACGCCTGGGCCGACGAACGCGATCCACAGCGCTGGCCCGACGATGCTCAGCGGCCGCTGACCGAGGACGGAACCAAGCGATTCCGCGCGATGGTCAAACGATTGGTCAAGCGTGGCATGTTGCCGCAACAGATTTACACCAGTCCCCTGGTCCGGACCGTGCAAACGGCCCAGATTCTGCGCGAGCGCCTGGACTTGGCCGCTGAACCGACGACGATCGACGCGCTAGCGCCGGGCGCGCAACTGGACGCGGTTTTGGCGGCCATCGACTCGAGCGCCGTGGCCCCCGAGCAAGCCTGGGTGGGCCACGCCCCGGACGTGGGGGACTTACTGGCCGAGTTGATTGGCGGCGAGACGTTGCGCATCGATTTTGCCAAGGGGGCGGTGGCCCGGATCGACTTCGAGGGCCCCATCGCCGGCGGGCAAGGCTCCTTGCGCTGGCTAGCCACGGCCAAGCTGCTGGGCGAATAA
- a CDS encoding iron-sulfur cluster assembly scaffold protein translates to MPDDDVYQEHILDHYEEPHHRGRCPGATHAHEDDNPLCGDVVGLELLIDPANRVAQAWFHGDGCCISQAAASMLTEKVEGMSVDDVKRLTAADMLTLFGVKLTPNRQKCCLLAWRVLQAAVYSPIKPDEASPAGGGR, encoded by the coding sequence ATGCCTGACGACGACGTTTACCAGGAACACATCCTCGACCACTACGAAGAGCCGCACCATCGCGGCCGTTGTCCTGGCGCGACCCACGCGCACGAGGACGACAACCCGTTGTGCGGCGACGTGGTCGGCTTGGAGTTGTTGATCGATCCGGCAAACCGCGTGGCGCAGGCCTGGTTCCACGGCGACGGCTGCTGCATCAGCCAGGCGGCCGCGTCGATGCTGACCGAAAAGGTCGAAGGGATGTCGGTTGACGACGTCAAACGGCTGACGGCGGCGGACATGCTGACGCTGTTTGGCGTGAAGCTGACGCCGAATCGGCAGAAATGCTGTCTGCTGGCGTGGCGCGTGCTGCAAGCGGCGGTCTACTCGCCCATCAAGCCGGACGAAGCGTCGCCGGCGGGAGGGGGACGATGA
- a CDS encoding cysteine desulfurase, which yields MSATIKAAGFDVAALRADFPILQTRVRATADSPGVPLVYLDNAATTQRPRQVINALVEVYEKHYANVHRGIHWLSDQSTDLFEQAREKARALINAPRVEEIIFTHGATESINLVARAWGDSQLRPGDEVLLTEMEHHANLVPWQQTAERTGAALRYIPLTDDGRLDLSTLSTLLTERTRLVAVTAVSNVLGTINPVAEIIAAAHAVGAKVLIDAAQSVPHLPTDVVALGADFVAFSAHKMLGPSGVGVLWGRAELLDAMPPFLGGGSMIRRVRLDGFEPADLPAKFEAGTPPIAPAIGFGAAIDYLCAIGLDAIHDYEQQLVRYAHERLTTLPGIRLLGPAPEHKGGIVSFTLAGVHAHDIAQLLDRHGVAVRAGHHCAMPLHKRLGVNASARASFYFYNTRDEVDQLATALEAARRVIHRK from the coding sequence ATGAGCGCCACAATTAAAGCTGCCGGCTTCGACGTCGCCGCGCTCCGCGCCGACTTCCCGATCCTGCAAACGCGCGTCCGCGCCACGGCCGATTCGCCGGGCGTGCCGCTCGTCTACCTGGATAATGCCGCGACGACGCAGCGCCCGCGGCAAGTGATCAACGCCCTGGTCGAAGTCTATGAAAAGCATTACGCCAACGTCCATCGCGGCATTCACTGGCTGAGCGATCAGAGCACCGATCTGTTCGAGCAGGCCCGCGAAAAGGCCCGCGCCCTGATCAACGCGCCGCGCGTGGAAGAGATCATCTTCACGCACGGCGCGACCGAGAGCATCAACCTGGTGGCTCGGGCTTGGGGCGATTCGCAACTCCGGCCAGGTGATGAAGTGCTGCTGACCGAAATGGAGCACCACGCCAACCTGGTCCCCTGGCAGCAAACGGCCGAGCGCACGGGCGCGGCGCTGCGGTACATTCCGCTCACCGATGACGGCCGGCTCGACCTGTCGACGTTGTCAACGCTACTGACCGAGCGGACCAGGCTGGTCGCGGTGACGGCCGTCTCGAACGTGCTGGGAACGATCAATCCGGTGGCCGAGATCATCGCGGCCGCCCACGCCGTCGGCGCGAAAGTATTGATCGACGCTGCGCAAAGCGTGCCACACCTGCCGACCGACGTGGTGGCGCTGGGGGCCGATTTCGTGGCCTTCAGCGCGCACAAGATGCTGGGGCCCAGCGGCGTCGGCGTGTTGTGGGGGCGGGCCGAGCTGCTCGACGCCATGCCGCCGTTCCTCGGCGGCGGCAGCATGATCCGCCGCGTGCGGCTCGACGGGTTCGAGCCCGCCGATCTGCCCGCCAAGTTCGAGGCCGGCACGCCGCCGATCGCGCCAGCCATCGGCTTTGGCGCGGCCATCGACTATCTATGCGCGATCGGGCTCGACGCGATTCACGACTATGAGCAGCAGCTCGTCCGCTATGCCCACGAGCGGCTGACGACGCTGCCGGGCATCCGGCTGCTGGGGCCAGCGCCGGAGCACAAAGGGGGGATCGTCAGCTTCACGCTCGCAGGGGTCCACGCCCACGACATCGCCCAGTTGCTCGATCGGCACGGCGTGGCGGTTCGGGCGGGGCACCACTGTGCCATGCCGCTGCACAAGCGGTTGGGCGTGAACGCCAGCGCCCGGGCAAGCTTTTACTTCTACAACACCCGCGACGAAGTCGATCAGTTGGCCACGGCGCTCGAAGCCGCGCGGCGCGTGATTCATCGGAAATGA
- a CDS encoding helix-turn-helix transcriptional regulator yields the protein MPKRQSRTSRLTAEEVARDEAIRAKYQNKPTLESLSASGDYLPPLKQQHYFELLHALRRLKELRELHGLSLAEVSKRSGMDRSAISKLENGVFTNPTYATLENYAQAVGANLRFVIEEAGNKPSVTR from the coding sequence ATGCCAAAGCGACAATCGCGAACTAGCCGCCTGACTGCTGAAGAGGTCGCTCGCGACGAAGCGATCAGGGCCAAGTATCAGAACAAGCCCACGCTGGAATCGCTCAGCGCCAGCGGCGATTACTTGCCTCCCCTCAAGCAGCAGCACTATTTCGAGTTGCTCCATGCGCTCCGTCGCTTGAAAGAACTCCGTGAACTCCACGGACTGAGTCTCGCGGAAGTATCGAAGCGGTCGGGAATGGACCGTTCGGCAATTAGCAAACTTGAAAACGGCGTCTTCACCAACCCCACGTATGCGACACTGGAAAACTACGCTCAAGCCGTGGGTGCGAACCTGCGCTTCGTCATTGAAGAAGCGGGGAACAAACCGAGCGTGACGCGGTAA
- a CDS encoding S1 RNA-binding domain-containing protein: MTDSASHPAPQETTATPAAAAPAATEAQAAKPVARGPLSRSIGSQRSGSKPVRAKPQREFSGESRDPRPVKTTPVPNTREKLAPEDELELAAAMGEQSLDEMLDPTASAIAAEIEPDTKIQGTILSIHGDDVFVDLGGRNQGVVSARQLVKDPEVGDTLQVIVQRYNAEDELYQVSPSLHTATVVEDWSQVSEGMVVEARVTGHNKGGLECQVNQLRGFIPASQIAPYRVENLEQYVGQHLTCVVHEANVERRNLVLSARAIIERQREEAKSQALSELQEGQVREGTVRSVQDFGAFVDIGGVDGLVHVSQLSWQRVNNPADVVSVGQRVKVLIKKIDTASGKIGLSMRDLLDNPWHTLAERKPVTSVIRGKVTRLMDFGAFVEVEPGVEGLVHVSELSVGRVFRVRDVVEVGQEVEAKVLSIDPEAQRMSLSIKAAAMLGAPLEDEKPGEEAPPPTPLTPAQIAAQKNLKGGIAKQSGGEKFGLKW; this comes from the coding sequence ATGACCGATTCCGCATCGCATCCCGCCCCGCAAGAGACCACCGCCACCCCCGCCGCCGCAGCGCCCGCCGCGACCGAGGCCCAGGCCGCGAAGCCCGTGGCGCGCGGGCCATTGTCCCGATCCATCGGCTCGCAACGCTCCGGCAGCAAGCCGGTGCGAGCCAAGCCGCAGCGCGAATTCTCGGGCGAGTCGCGCGACCCGCGTCCCGTGAAGACGACGCCGGTGCCGAACACGCGCGAGAAGCTGGCGCCGGAAGACGAGCTGGAGTTGGCGGCCGCGATGGGGGAGCAATCGCTCGACGAGATGCTCGATCCGACAGCCAGCGCCATTGCGGCCGAAATTGAACCCGACACTAAGATACAAGGAACCATTCTGTCGATTCACGGCGACGACGTGTTCGTCGATCTCGGCGGCCGCAATCAAGGCGTCGTGTCGGCGCGCCAGTTGGTCAAAGACCCAGAGGTCGGCGACACGCTGCAAGTGATCGTGCAGCGGTACAACGCGGAGGACGAGCTGTATCAGGTGAGCCCATCGCTGCACACCGCGACCGTGGTCGAGGACTGGTCGCAGGTCAGTGAGGGAATGGTCGTCGAGGCCCGGGTCACCGGTCACAACAAAGGCGGCCTGGAATGCCAGGTGAACCAATTGCGCGGCTTTATTCCGGCTAGCCAGATCGCGCCGTATCGCGTCGAAAACCTGGAGCAATACGTCGGCCAACACCTGACGTGCGTGGTACACGAGGCGAACGTCGAGCGGCGAAATCTGGTGCTCAGCGCGCGGGCGATCATCGAACGGCAGCGTGAAGAGGCCAAGTCGCAAGCGCTGTCCGAGCTGCAAGAAGGACAAGTCCGCGAAGGGACCGTCCGGAGCGTGCAAGATTTCGGCGCGTTTGTGGACATTGGCGGCGTCGATGGCCTGGTCCACGTCAGCCAGTTGAGCTGGCAGCGTGTCAACAACCCCGCCGACGTGGTTAGCGTGGGGCAGCGCGTGAAGGTGCTGATCAAAAAGATTGACACCGCCAGCGGCAAGATCGGCCTGAGCATGCGCGATCTGCTCGACAATCCGTGGCACACCCTGGCCGAGCGCAAGCCGGTGACGAGCGTCATCCGCGGCAAGGTAACGCGGCTCATGGACTTTGGCGCGTTCGTCGAGGTCGAACCGGGGGTCGAGGGGCTGGTCCACGTCAGTGAGTTGTCGGTGGGCCGCGTGTTCCGCGTGCGCGATGTCGTGGAAGTCGGGCAGGAAGTCGAAGCCAAGGTGCTGTCGATCGATCCCGAGGCCCAGCGGATGAGCCTGTCGATCAAGGCGGCGGCCATGCTCGGCGCGCCGCTTGAGGACGAGAAACCCGGCGAGGAAGCCCCGCCGCCAACGCCCCTGACGCCGGCACAAATCGCGGCGCAGAAGAATCTGAAGGGCGGCATCGCCAAGCAGAGCGGCGGCGAAAAGTTCGGCCTGAAGTGGTAG
- a CDS encoding mechanosensitive ion channel, translating into MNPSINLETITSWRQALEASVNQALTQVITWTPKLVGMILVLVLGYFVARVLDRIVSALAQSLGLERAAESSGLTTSMRQVGIERTVPWIFGRLVFWLTMCVFLTAAFNILGMQAVSTAMDKVVAYIPHVLLATVVVVVGLLVATFLRGVIATGADRIGLSYAEHLANGIYYVLALMTALAALDQLGVEFGLLQQMILIAFAAVALGFGLSFGLGGRDVMAGILAGYYTRQRLHAGDHVTVGTLEGTVREVGPVATVIETMEDGLVNRHSVPNTKMLNEAVR; encoded by the coding sequence ATGAATCCTTCGATCAATCTCGAAACCATTACTAGCTGGCGCCAGGCGCTCGAAGCCAGCGTCAACCAGGCCCTGACGCAAGTCATCACCTGGACGCCGAAGCTCGTCGGCATGATCCTGGTGCTCGTGCTCGGCTACTTTGTGGCCCGCGTGCTCGACCGGATCGTCTCGGCCCTGGCCCAGTCGCTGGGTCTCGAACGCGCCGCCGAGAGCAGCGGCTTGACCACCAGCATGCGGCAAGTTGGCATCGAACGCACGGTGCCGTGGATTTTCGGCCGGCTGGTCTTCTGGCTGACGATGTGCGTTTTCTTGACCGCGGCCTTCAACATCCTGGGCATGCAAGCCGTCTCGACCGCTATGGACAAGGTCGTGGCTTACATCCCGCACGTGTTGCTCGCCACGGTGGTCGTCGTGGTCGGCTTGCTGGTCGCCACGTTTCTGCGGGGCGTGATCGCCACCGGCGCCGATCGGATCGGGCTGAGCTACGCCGAGCATCTGGCCAATGGCATCTACTATGTCTTGGCGCTGATGACCGCGCTGGCCGCCTTGGATCAACTGGGCGTCGAGTTCGGGCTGTTGCAGCAGATGATCCTGATTGCCTTCGCGGCCGTGGCCTTGGGCTTCGGTCTGTCGTTTGGCTTGGGTGGTCGCGATGTGATGGCCGGCATCCTGGCCGGCTACTACACGCGTCAACGTCTGCATGCCGGCGACCACGTGACGGTCGGCACCCTGGAAGGCACGGTCCGCGAAGTCGGCCCCGTCGCCACGGTGATCGAAACGATGGAAGATGGCCTAGTCAACCGGCATAGCGTGCCGAACACCAAGATGTTGAACGAAGCGGTTCGCTAA
- a CDS encoding sigma-70 family RNA polymerase sigma factor, with protein sequence MSLQDLSDEQLAAQAAREGSDGPAFVTLVDRFRDRVWRVCYRLLGNEADAHDAAQEVFVRLFLHRQKFEGRSKYSTWVHGIAIRTCLTLRRGRGRRRRREDLAAQQAAVSTPGESGLKLDLVQMLDVLDEEDRALVILKYVEDYSYEELAEIFELSVSACKMRVARARDKIQQRYGEGATSKRAATPADAPASAKPKRSPRREP encoded by the coding sequence GTGAGCCTCCAGGATCTCAGCGACGAACAACTCGCCGCCCAGGCGGCGCGTGAAGGCTCGGACGGCCCGGCGTTTGTCACGCTGGTCGACCGCTTTCGCGACCGCGTGTGGCGAGTCTGTTACCGGCTGTTGGGTAACGAGGCTGATGCCCACGATGCCGCTCAGGAAGTGTTTGTCCGCCTGTTTCTGCACCGGCAGAAGTTCGAAGGGCGCTCGAAATACTCGACCTGGGTTCACGGCATCGCGATTCGCACCTGCTTGACGTTACGCCGCGGTCGCGGCCGACGCCGCCGGCGCGAGGACCTGGCGGCGCAGCAAGCCGCGGTCAGCACGCCGGGCGAAAGCGGCCTGAAGCTCGACCTGGTCCAGATGCTCGATGTGCTTGACGAAGAGGATCGCGCCCTGGTGATCCTGAAATACGTCGAAGACTACAGCTATGAAGAACTTGCCGAGATTTTCGAGTTGTCCGTCAGCGCCTGCAAGATGCGCGTGGCCCGGGCCCGCGACAAAATCCAGCAGCGCTACGGCGAGGGAGCCACGAGTAAGCGCGCGGCAACCCCGGCCGACGCGCCGGCCAGCGCCAAGCCCAAGCGCAGTCCAAGGCGGGAGCCATGA
- a CDS encoding HEAT repeat domain-containing protein — protein MADMPQDSPRFSPDDALPPVQPPDAQFLVKLFLIPAGIVTALAVAWLAVVWLVRSGSDPYSYLDALERNNAVRWQAAYNLAEALRDPRHADLRHDPKLAQRLTEILGRELDAHRTEKEDLQLQVFLCGALGRFQLPEVVLPVLVRAADPANKADASTRFAALRAVASVVADSPSFARGAHPEVLELALREADADAPNMRSTSAFVLSAYGGPQAQQRLQGLVADRFPDVRYNAATMLARMGDDRAVPVLLEMLNPDERAGIDVEDETKLREAKRLSILMNGLRGAKQLVEHNATVDRTKLAAAAERLSRESDLGQVALEAKIVAQELAAAPAQSTQTP, from the coding sequence ATGGCCGACATGCCGCAAGATTCGCCGCGTTTTTCCCCTGACGACGCCCTGCCCCCGGTCCAGCCCCCCGACGCTCAATTCCTGGTCAAGCTGTTCCTGATTCCGGCCGGGATCGTTACCGCGTTGGCGGTGGCGTGGTTGGCGGTGGTCTGGCTGGTCCGCTCGGGAAGCGATCCTTACTCGTATCTCGACGCGCTCGAACGGAACAACGCGGTTCGCTGGCAGGCGGCCTACAACCTGGCCGAAGCGCTGCGCGATCCGCGCCACGCCGACTTGCGCCACGACCCGAAATTGGCGCAGCGGCTGACCGAGATTCTGGGGCGCGAACTCGACGCCCACCGAACCGAGAAAGAAGACTTGCAGTTGCAAGTCTTCCTGTGCGGCGCGCTGGGGCGGTTTCAATTGCCCGAGGTAGTGTTGCCGGTGCTGGTGCGCGCGGCCGACCCCGCCAACAAGGCCGATGCCAGCACGCGCTTCGCGGCGCTGCGCGCCGTGGCCAGCGTGGTGGCCGACTCGCCGTCGTTCGCGCGCGGGGCTCATCCCGAGGTGCTCGAGCTGGCGCTGCGCGAGGCCGACGCCGACGCGCCGAACATGCGCTCGACCAGCGCGTTTGTATTGTCGGCCTATGGCGGACCCCAGGCGCAACAGCGACTGCAAGGGCTGGTTGCCGATCGGTTTCCCGACGTGCGCTACAACGCGGCCACGATGTTGGCGCGGATGGGTGACGACCGGGCCGTACCGGTGTTGCTCGAAATGCTCAATCCCGACGAGCGCGCTGGCATTGACGTCGAAGACGAAACCAAGCTCCGCGAGGCCAAGCGGCTGAGCATCTTGATGAACGGCTTGCGCGGCGCAAAGCAGTTGGTCGAACACAACGCTACGGTCGATCGCACCAAGCTCGCGGCCGCGGCGGAACGGCTGAGCCGCGAGTCCGACTTGGGGCAAGTGGCGCTCGAAGCCAAGATCGTCGCCCAGGAGTTGGCCGCCGCGCCGGCACAATCGACACAGACCCCCTAG